The following are encoded together in the Nocardioides sp. Arc9.136 genome:
- a CDS encoding aldo/keto reductase — protein MQHRSLGATGLKVSRLGLGTMTWGRDTDEHEARDQLVAFAEAGGTLLDTAAGYGGGASEELIGSLLGDVVAREDVVLATKAGIGSRRGGREYNTSRGHLLTTLDASLERLGVDHVDLWQVHLWSDETPLEETLSALDIAVTSGRVSYVGVSNYTGWQTAQAATWQRAVPGRAVLASTQVEYSLLNRGIEQEVLPACEALGVGVLPWSPLGRGVLTGKYRSGTPSDSRAASSHFAGFVGTYLNERSAGIVEAVARAADGLGWTPLEVALVWVRDQPGVTSPIVGARTAAQLRGALGVEELVLPAEIVDALDDVSGE, from the coding sequence ATGCAGCACAGGTCTCTGGGTGCCACCGGCTTGAAGGTCTCGCGCCTGGGCCTGGGCACGATGACGTGGGGTCGCGACACCGACGAGCACGAGGCGCGCGACCAGCTGGTCGCGTTCGCCGAGGCGGGCGGCACGCTCCTCGACACCGCGGCCGGGTACGGCGGCGGCGCCTCGGAGGAGCTGATCGGCTCCCTCCTCGGTGACGTGGTCGCCCGCGAGGACGTCGTGCTGGCGACCAAGGCCGGCATCGGCTCGCGCCGCGGTGGGCGGGAGTACAACACCTCCCGCGGCCACCTGCTCACCACCCTCGACGCCTCGCTCGAGCGGCTCGGCGTCGACCACGTCGACCTGTGGCAGGTCCACCTCTGGTCCGACGAGACCCCGCTCGAGGAGACCCTTTCCGCCCTGGACATCGCGGTCACCTCGGGCCGGGTGTCCTACGTCGGGGTCTCGAACTACACCGGCTGGCAGACCGCCCAGGCCGCCACCTGGCAGCGCGCCGTCCCGGGGCGGGCGGTGCTGGCCTCGACCCAGGTCGAGTACTCCCTGCTCAACCGCGGCATCGAGCAGGAGGTCCTCCCCGCCTGCGAGGCGCTCGGCGTGGGCGTGCTGCCCTGGTCGCCGCTCGGCCGGGGCGTGCTGACCGGCAAGTACCGCTCCGGGACCCCCTCGGACTCCCGTGCGGCGTCCTCCCACTTCGCCGGCTTCGTCGGCACCTACCTCAACGAGCGCTCCGCCGGCATCGTCGAGGCCGTGGCCCGCGCCGCCGACGGCCTGGGCTGGACGCCGCTCGAGGTGGCGCTGGTCTGGGTGCGCGACCAGCCGGGCGTCACCTCGCCCATCGTCGGTGCCCGCACCGCGGCCCAGCTCCGGGGCGCCCTGGGCGTCGAGGAGCTCGTCCTGCCAGCCGAGATCGTCGACGCTCTCGACGACGTGTCCGGAGAATGA
- a CDS encoding undecaprenyl-diphosphate phosphatase, producing MWDFLQAVVLGTIQGLTEFLPISSSAHLRIFPELFGWGDPGAAFTAVIQIGTELAVLLYFRHDIWRIASAWLRSLVRPEHRGTLDARMGWFIIVGSLPIVLLGVALKDVIESDFRSLWIIGTTLIVLGLVLGVADRVGSSDKTIRQMTLRDAVLMGLAQACALVPGVSRSGATLSMGRILGYDREAATRYAFLLAIPAVVGAGLFELKEIPHGDNTYGWGPTITATVVSFIVGYAAIAWLLRYVSTRSYAPFVIYRVGLGALVLVLVGTGVLAA from the coding sequence GTGTGGGACTTCCTCCAGGCCGTCGTGCTGGGCACGATCCAGGGACTCACCGAGTTCCTACCGATCTCGAGCAGCGCGCACCTGCGGATCTTCCCCGAGCTCTTCGGCTGGGGTGACCCGGGCGCGGCGTTCACCGCGGTGATCCAGATCGGCACCGAGCTCGCGGTCCTTCTCTACTTCCGCCACGACATCTGGCGGATCGCCTCGGCGTGGCTGCGGTCCCTGGTCCGGCCGGAGCACCGCGGCACGCTCGACGCCCGGATGGGCTGGTTCATCATCGTCGGCTCGTTGCCGATCGTGCTGCTCGGCGTGGCCCTCAAGGACGTGATCGAGTCCGACTTCCGGAGCCTGTGGATCATCGGCACCACGCTGATCGTGCTCGGCCTGGTGCTCGGCGTCGCGGACCGCGTGGGGTCCTCGGACAAGACGATCAGGCAGATGACGCTGCGCGACGCCGTGCTGATGGGGCTGGCGCAGGCCTGCGCCCTCGTGCCCGGGGTGAGCCGCTCCGGCGCGACGCTGTCGATGGGCCGGATCCTCGGCTACGACCGGGAGGCGGCCACCCGCTACGCCTTCCTGCTCGCCATCCCGGCCGTCGTCGGCGCCGGGCTCTTCGAGCTCAAGGAGATCCCGCACGGCGACAACACCTACGGCTGGGGTCCGACGATCACCGCGACGGTGGTCTCGTTCATCGTCGGGTACGCCGCGATCGCCTGGCTGCTGCGCTACGTCTCGACCCGCTCCTACGCGCCGTTCGTGATCTACCGCGTCGGGCTGGGCGCGCTCGTGCTGGTGCTCGTCGGCACCGGCGTGCTCGCCGCCTGA